The proteins below come from a single Miscanthus floridulus cultivar M001 chromosome 1, ASM1932011v1, whole genome shotgun sequence genomic window:
- the LOC136500008 gene encoding transcription factor WRKY19-like: MSPAPSSHHSQINSRKEKRMRKVDTFAPHNDGHQWRKYGEKKINNTNFPRYYYRCTYKDNMNCPATKQVQQKDHSDPPLYAVTYYNEHSCNSAFLPLSPSEFQLQTSSGKAVSICFDSSSGAAPQEPPAAATNASGGGSPSSSAAAAAAARRGTPPEISNPPVLALRRSETYPWGAGDGAVEQKPASCSTECHDAFSGAAGAVPEEVVDAGRFGSIRFFHFL; this comes from the exons ATGTCTCCGGCGCCGAGTTCGCATCACTCGCAGATCAATTCGAG GAAGGAGAAGCGGATGAGGAAGGTGGACACCTTCGCGCCGCACAACGATGGCCACCAATGGAGGAAGTACGGCGAGAAGAAGATCAACAACACCAACTTCCCCAG GTATTACTACAGATGCACGTACAAGGACAACATGAACTGCCCGGCCACGAAGCAGGTGCAGCAGAAGGACCACAGCGACCCGCCATTGTACGCGGTCACCTACTACAACGAGCACTCGTGCAACAGCGCCTTCCTCCCGCTCTCCCCCTCCGAGTTCCAGCTGCAGACCTCGTCCGGGAAGGCCGTCTCCATTTGCTTCGACTCCTCGTCCGGGGCGGCGCCGCAAGAACCGCCGGCCGCGGCCACCAATGCCAGCGGCGGCGGCTCGCCTTCTtccagcgcggcggcggcggcggcggcgcggcgaggcaCACCGCCGGAGATCAGTAACCCGCCCGTGCTGGCGCTGCGGCGGTCCGAGACGTACCCGTGgggcgccggcgacggcgccgtggAGCAGAAGCCGGCGTCCTGCAGCACCGAGTGCCACGACGCCTTCTCGGGTGCCGCCGGCGCCGTGCCGGAGGAGGTGGTAGATGCAGGCAGATTTGGGTCTATCAGGTTCTTCCATTTTTTGTAA
- the LOC136545804 gene encoding protein ROLLING AND ERECT LEAF 2-like, which translates to MGSRSKNEDDKALVLCQERKRFVREALDGRCAFAAAHFAYIQSLRHTGFALRKFVEPEVPTDSSLFTSTSATLEPPTIMQKSTNLSPSLSHHASDSFSPVPSPLSSGRFHVNHMKAGGNSVTTVKEKVLEPVTATLQTSSPVRGQAIHDLDDSSTFEAPPGTPPWDYFGLFQPVESQISFHDDKELGHDFENDDDIRRLREKEGIPELEEELEKSPAYPDYLKRRLGEEKPQDLKDVEKSPMNGGEDDLALSEDDFDNPTSESLVRMFKNRNDTPVAHIATGQSPTPLPTDDLASETIDSQAERPKDDPAVDPQTERPKNNLAIDAQTEKTKDHTGADSHAEKPKDDTRVLDISMYESDETPVTSPLKETSTSTAAFPVNGKFKEPLRDVRNVVRDLNSCMKEIEILFIKASDSGKEVPRMLEADKVNFQPLLPEEKAPGSTASGFFATLFACCREEVPVPQPPPQAEVQYLTWHRSMSSLSSSSRNPLGTTSKEDTDGFTGNIFGGVYMNSGSHASTLDRLYAWERKLYDEVKASSAVCRQYDEKCRQLRHQESRGESQMSIDKTRAVVKDLHSRILVAIQRIDMISKNIEDLRDKELQPQLEELIGSLTRMWATMLECHRHQHDIIKLVSNTGNMKASIRSESQFQATLLLQVELNTLCSNFQKWIASHKAYLQSLNSWLLKCVKSLQKKMRKSSRKKKVEADPITKYAVAPIFKTCESWINLLDDLPTDLEDAVKDLAAHINRYVPHQEKQRGASKRTLSLSRSGRSNGEMGEVQRSDPPMDLQSSLEIFLGKLEMFTNISLQKYMELKEDINKAKERYEKAQADQRI; encoded by the exons ATGGGTTCACGATCAAAAAACGAAGATGACAAGGCTCTTGTCTTGTGCCAGGAAAGAAAGCGATTTGTTAGAGAAGCTCTTGACGGAAGATGTGCTTTTGCAGCTGCTCATTTCGCTTATATTCAGTCACTCAGGCACACAGGATTTGCTCTCAGAAAATTCGTAGAGCCTGAAGTACCAACAGATTCCTCACTGTTCACATCAACATCTGCCACTCTAGAGCCTCCTACCATCATGCAGAAATCTACGAACCTATCTCCATCCCTTTCACATCATGCTAGTGACTCTTTCTCTCCAGTTCCCTCACCATTATCTTCAGGACGTTTCCATGTCAATCATATGAAAGCTGGGGGTAATTCAGTGACAACTGTTAAGGAGAAGGTGCTTGAACCTGTAACTGCAACTCTGCAAACATCATCCCCTGTGCGTGGACAAGCTATCCATGACCTGGATGATAGTTCAACATTTGAAGCTCCTCCTGGAACACCACCATGGGACTACTTTGGCCTTTTCCAACCTGTTGAGAGTCAGATTTCATTCCATGATGACAAGGAACTTGGTCATGACTTTGAGAATGATGATGATATCAGGcgtcttcgggagaaagagggaATCCCAGAGCTTGAGGAGGAACTGGAGAAGTCTCCTGCTTATCCTGATTATCTAAAGCGGCGCCTAGGAGAGGAGAAACCTCAAGATCTCAAAGATGTTGAGAAATCTCCTATGAATGGTGGAGAGGATGATCTTGCATTGTCAGAAGATGATTTTGACAATCCAACATCTGAATCTTTAGTGCGGATGTTCAAGAATCGCAATGATACGcctgttgcacatattgcaacaGGTCAGTCACCCACACCGCTTCCTACAGATGACTTAGCTTCAGAGACAATTGATTCTCAGGCTGAAAGACCAAAAGATGACCCAGCAGTTGATCCTCAGACTGAAAGACCAAAAAATAACTTGGCAATCGATGCTCAGACTGAAAAAACAAAAGATCACACAGGAGCTGATTCTCATGCAGAAAAACCAAAAGATGACACGAGGGTACTGGACATTAGCATGTATGAAAGTGACGAAACTCCTGTTACAAGTCCTCTGAAAGAAACCTCAACTTCAACTGCTGCATTTCCAGTGAACGGGAAATTCAAGGAACCTTTACGTGACGTAAGGAATGTGGTGAGAGacttaaactcatgcatgaaggAGATTGAGATCTTATTTATCAAGGCATCTGATTCTGGAAAAGAAGTCCCAAGGATGCTTGAAGCAGACAAAGTCAATTTCCAGCCTTTACTACCAGAAGAAAAAG CGCCAGGATCAACAGCATCAGGTTTTTTTGCAACATTATTTGCTTGTTGCAGAGAGGAAGTCCCTGTTCCTCAAC CTCCTCCTCAGGCTGAAGTGCAGTACCTTACCTGGCATAGATCAATGTCttcactttcttcatcatctagaAATCCTCTTGGGACGACATCAAAGGAAGACACTGATGGTTTCACTGGAAATATCTTTGGTGGTGTATACATGAATTCTGGCAGTCATGCCTCCACACTGGACAGGCTGTATGCATGGGAGAGAAAGCTTTATGATGAAGTCAAG GCAAGCAGTGCAGTTTGCAGGCAATATGATGAGAAATGTAGGCAGCTAAGACACCAGGAATCAAGAGGAGAAAGCCAAATGAGTATCGACAAAACCCGTGCTGTTGTGAAGGATTTGCACTCCAGAATTTTAGTGGCCATTCAGAGAATCGACATGATTTCAAAGAACATAGAGGATCTAAGGGACAAAGAGCTTCAACCACAGCTAGAGGAGTTAATTGGAAG TTTGACTCGCATGTGGGCAACAATGCTCGAGTGTCACCGGCATCAACATGATATCATTAAACTAGTATCCAACACTGGCAACATGAAGGCTTCAATTCGCTCAGAATCACAGTTCCAAGCAACTCTACTCCTTCAGGTTGAGCTGAACACATTATGTTCAAACTTTCAGAAATGGATAGCATCCCACAAAGCATATTTGCAGAGCCTAAATTCATGGCTACTCAAGTGTGTGAAGTCACTACAAAAGAAGATGAGGAAGAGTTCCAGGAAAAAGAAGGTCGAAGCTGATCCAATAACAAAGTATGCTGTTGCGCCCATATTTAAAACCTGTGAGAGCTGGATAAATTTGTTGGATGATTTACCAACGGATTTGGAGGATGCTGTTAAAGACCTTGCTGCTCAtataaaccgttatgtgccacatCAGGAGAAGCAACGGGGTGCTTCAAAGCGAACCTTATCGTTGTCCCGTAGTGGAAGATCAAACGGGGAGATGGGGGAAGTACAAAGGAGTGACCCCCCTATGGATTTACAATCAAGTTTGGAGATATTTCTAGGGAAGCTTGAAATGTTCACTAATATTTCATTGCAGAAATACATGGAGCTCAAAGAGGATATTAATAAGGCGAAGGAGAGGTATGAGAAGGCACAGGCAGACCAGCGGATTTAA